One Azospirillum sp. TSA2s genomic region harbors:
- a CDS encoding CorA family divalent cation transporter, with amino-acid sequence MLHVFVNDGGLLRWVREAAAEEAAPLPDSAVWLDLINPTSEELARAEALIGTGLPTREQMAEIEESSRLRVTGGALTMTVTALVWADTDEPRIATVSFVLAGRRLVTIHDIDPQALLAFRRRATHGEISAARGELVLAALVDGMIDRTSVVLRRTGVELDALNRRYFRGRKLRSRGETLDDAQTLKRIGHAGHLIGKARVSLASLTRMTDFLARGDGWHSGKATRRWAKTTLQDLRGLDQYARFLAGKVALALDTALGQINVEQNEIVKIVSVLTVLLYPPTLVASIGGMNFTDMPGSDSPFGYASALGLMLLSALLPMVYVRSKRWM; translated from the coding sequence TTGCTGCATGTCTTCGTCAATGACGGCGGTCTGCTGCGTTGGGTCAGGGAGGCTGCCGCGGAGGAGGCGGCGCCATTGCCCGACTCCGCCGTGTGGCTCGACCTCATCAATCCGACGTCCGAAGAGTTGGCGCGGGCGGAGGCGCTGATCGGAACGGGCCTGCCCACCCGCGAGCAGATGGCTGAGATCGAGGAGTCGAGCCGTCTGCGCGTGACCGGCGGCGCCTTGACCATGACCGTCACCGCGCTGGTCTGGGCCGACACCGACGAGCCGCGCATCGCCACCGTCAGCTTCGTGCTGGCCGGGCGGCGGCTGGTCACCATCCACGACATCGATCCGCAGGCGCTGCTGGCCTTTCGCCGCCGCGCCACCCATGGCGAGATCTCGGCTGCCCGTGGCGAGTTGGTTCTGGCGGCGCTGGTGGATGGGATGATCGACCGCACCTCCGTCGTGCTGCGGCGGACCGGGGTGGAGTTGGATGCGCTGAACCGCCGCTATTTTCGCGGGCGCAAGCTGCGCTCCCGCGGCGAGACGCTGGATGATGCCCAGACGCTGAAGCGCATCGGCCATGCCGGCCATCTGATCGGCAAGGCGCGGGTCAGTCTGGCCAGCCTTACCCGCATGACCGACTTCCTGGCGCGCGGCGACGGCTGGCATTCCGGCAAGGCGACGCGGCGCTGGGCCAAGACCACGCTGCAGGACCTGCGCGGGCTCGACCAGTATGCCCGTTTCCTGGCCGGCAAGGTCGCGCTGGCGCTGGATACGGCGTTGGGACAGATCAATGTCGAGCAGAACGAGATCGTCAAGATCGTGTCGGTGCTGACCGTCCTGCTCTATCCGCCGACCCTGGTCGCCAGCATCGGCGGCATGAACTTCACCGACATGCCCGGCAGCGATTCGCCCTTCGGCTATGCCAGCGCCTTGGGGCTGATGCTGCTGTCGGCCTTGCTGCCGATGGTCTATGTGCGGTCGAAGCGCTGGATGTAG
- the thiC gene encoding phosphomethylpyrimidine synthase ThiC, translating to MPKDFNENAIRISTGPLPSSRKIHVSGTRFPDLRVALREIALSGGEPPLTVYDASGPYTDESVAIDVRAGLAKHRRDWILARGDVETTDSGVLRAKGGGAVTQMAYARAGIVTAEMEYIAVRENLGRAAALEAASGSGRDGEDFGAEIPDFITPEFVRDEVARGRAIIPSNVNHPESEPMIIGRNFLTKINANIGNSAVTSSIEEEVEKMVWSIRWGADTVMDLSTGADIHQTREWILRNSPVPIGTVPIYQALEKVKGKAEDLTWELFRDTLIEQAEQGVDYFTIHAGLRLAHIPLTAKRVTGIVSRGGSIIAKWCLAHHRENFLYDHFADIVEICRAYDVALSMGDGLRPGSQADANDAAQFAELETLGELTKIAWARDVQVMIEGPGHVPMHKIKHNVEKQIALCGEAPFYTLGPLVTDIAPGYDHITSAIGAAMIGWFGTAMLCYVTPKEHLGLPDRDDVKAGVIAYKIAAHAADLAKGHPAARLRDDAMSRARFSFRWRDQFALSLDPDTAMAYHDETLPAEGAKTAHFCSMCGPKFCSMKITQEIRDAAESGMAEMSQKFRESGGEIYQPAAE from the coding sequence ATGCCTAAGGACTTCAACGAGAACGCCATCCGCATCTCGACCGGCCCGCTGCCGTCGTCGCGGAAAATCCATGTGTCCGGCACGCGCTTTCCCGACCTGCGCGTCGCCCTGCGCGAGATCGCGCTGTCGGGCGGTGAGCCGCCCCTGACCGTTTATGACGCCTCCGGCCCTTACACCGACGAGTCGGTTGCCATCGACGTGCGGGCCGGGTTGGCCAAGCACCGCCGCGACTGGATCCTGGCGCGTGGCGATGTCGAGACCACCGACAGCGGCGTGCTGCGCGCCAAGGGCGGCGGGGCAGTGACCCAGATGGCCTACGCCCGCGCCGGCATCGTCACCGCGGAGATGGAATACATCGCCGTCCGCGAGAATCTGGGCCGCGCCGCAGCGCTGGAGGCCGCCAGTGGATCGGGGCGCGACGGCGAGGATTTTGGTGCCGAGATCCCCGACTTCATCACCCCGGAATTCGTCCGGGACGAGGTGGCGCGCGGGCGGGCGATCATCCCGTCCAACGTCAACCACCCCGAGTCGGAGCCGATGATCATCGGCCGCAACTTCCTGACCAAAATCAACGCCAACATCGGCAATTCCGCCGTGACCTCCTCGATCGAGGAGGAGGTTGAGAAGATGGTCTGGTCGATCCGCTGGGGCGCCGACACCGTGATGGACCTGTCCACCGGCGCCGACATCCACCAGACCCGCGAGTGGATCCTGCGCAACTCCCCGGTTCCCATCGGTACCGTGCCGATCTATCAGGCTTTGGAGAAGGTGAAGGGCAAGGCCGAGGATCTGACCTGGGAGCTGTTCCGCGACACGCTGATCGAACAGGCGGAGCAGGGCGTCGATTATTTCACCATCCATGCCGGCCTGCGGCTCGCCCACATCCCGCTGACCGCGAAGCGGGTGACCGGCATCGTCTCGCGCGGCGGCTCGATCATCGCCAAATGGTGCCTGGCGCATCACCGCGAGAATTTCCTCTACGACCATTTCGCCGACATTGTCGAAATCTGCCGCGCCTATGACGTGGCGCTGTCGATGGGCGACGGCCTGCGGCCGGGCAGCCAGGCCGACGCCAACGACGCCGCCCAGTTCGCCGAACTGGAAACCCTGGGCGAACTGACCAAGATCGCCTGGGCGCGCGACGTGCAGGTGATGATCGAGGGGCCGGGCCATGTGCCGATGCACAAGATCAAGCACAATGTGGAGAAGCAGATCGCGCTGTGCGGCGAGGCGCCCTTCTACACGCTCGGGCCGTTGGTGACCGACATCGCGCCGGGCTACGACCACATCACCAGCGCCATCGGTGCGGCGATGATTGGCTGGTTCGGCACGGCGATGCTCTGCTACGTCACGCCGAAGGAGCATCTGGGCCTGCCCGACCGCGACGACGTGAAGGCCGGCGTCATCGCCTACAAGATCGCCGCCCATGCCGCCGACCTCGCCAAGGGCCACCCGGCGGCGCGGCTGCGCGACGACGCCATGTCGCGCGCCCGCTTCTCCTTCCGCTGGCGCGACCAGTTCGCCCTGTCGCTCGATCCCGACACGGCGATGGCCTACCACGACGAGACCCTGCCGGCGGAGGGCGCCAAGACCGCGCATTTCTGTTCGATGTGCGGGCCGAAATTCTGTTCGATGAAGATCACGCAGGAAATCCGCGACGCCGCGGAGTCCGGCATGGCCGAGATGTCGCAGAAGTTCCGCGAGTCGGGCGGGGAGATCTATCAGCCGGCGGCGGAGTAA
- the greB gene encoding transcription elongation factor GreB: protein MSKAFTRENDTPDDDELDDPAPLPQGFKNYMTPPGFQRMQEELRHLLRVERPKVVEVVSWAAGNGDRSENGDYLYGKKRLREIDRRIRFLNKRLESAVVVNPQDQKNREQVFFGATVTYAREDGSENTITIVGADEVDPDRGHVSWISPIARALLKARQGDLVDVRTPAGMEQVEVLEIRYAG, encoded by the coding sequence ATGAGCAAGGCCTTCACCCGCGAGAACGACACGCCGGACGACGACGAACTCGACGATCCGGCACCGCTGCCGCAGGGCTTCAAGAACTACATGACCCCGCCCGGCTTCCAACGCATGCAGGAGGAGTTGCGCCACCTGCTGCGGGTGGAGCGGCCGAAGGTGGTGGAGGTGGTGTCCTGGGCCGCCGGCAACGGCGACAGGTCTGAGAATGGCGACTATCTCTATGGCAAGAAGCGCCTGCGCGAGATCGACCGCCGCATCCGCTTCCTGAACAAGCGGCTGGAATCGGCGGTGGTGGTCAATCCGCAGGACCAGAAGAACCGCGAACAGGTCTTCTTCGGCGCCACCGTCACCTATGCCCGCGAGGATGGGTCGGAGAACACCATCACCATCGTCGGCGCCGACGAAGTCGACCCCGACCGCGGCCATGTCAGCTGGATCTCCCCCATCGCCCGCGCCCTGCTGAAAGCGCGGCAGGGCGATCTGGTGGATGTGCGCACTCCGGCGGGAATGGAGCAGGTCGAGGTGCTGGAGATCAGGTACGCGGGGTAA
- a CDS encoding ribonuclease E/G → MAKRMLVDATHPEETRVAVVNGNRLEELDFEIASRKQLKGNIYLAKVTRVEPSLQAAFVEYGGNRHGFLAFSEIHPDYYRIPIADREALLAEERRLEEQAEARAEAAADGAVMGEPIRPEQIVEEWSPMPSPIAPEASDEEDGDDNGAEDTESGDEQAAQTEGAAQAADSPDMVGGDEDEEAETQRRRSRPLRSYKIQEVVKRRQVMLVQVTKEERGNKGAALTTYLSLPGRYCVLMPNTGRGGGISRKITNPADRKRLKEILSDLDIPDGMAVILRTAGLERSKPEIKRDLEYLLRLWDDIREQTLKSSAPCLIYEEANLIKRSIRDLYANDIDEIWVEGEAGFRTAREFMDMLMPGHSQRVQLYRDSQIPLFHRYQVETQIDAIHSPVVQLRSGGYIVINPTEALVSIDVNSGKSTRERNIEETAYKTNLEAADEVARQLRLRDLAGLIVIDFIDMEEPRNNAAVERRMKEAMKNDRARIQLGRISAFGLLELSRQRLRPSLLETNFERCPHCSGTGVVRSVESASLHVLRAIEEEGIRKRSAEITIYVPTSIALYILNQKRGELAKIEERHAFSVMVQADDTLIAPDHRLERNKARLPDEEGPLVSADRVMAETDRALAAEPVQPVEEPEAEVEAAQVEETAERAETNGDGNGEDRRRRRRRRRGRGRDREEGRAEGDTAEGEGETEEAGQETEETVLPIAAEAIPGAAISEPDADSAEAEGDDEDEDGEDETGADAGERNGEGRKKRRRGKRGGRRRSRREGAEGLEGGEEAGSEQPAVPVQAIPAPAEASDLDWILAGDTAPAVEQAPVPMTATEPAVTAPAPAEAAAAKAPAKKASRKRKAAAEAPAEAAPVAAPMAAPAVAEAPAKGRKRKAAAAVEAPVEAAAEAAPAKKASRKRKAAAEAPVESAPVAAPAAAEAPAKGRKRKAAAAAEAPAEVATDKAPAKKASRKRKTAAEAPTEAAPVAAAQAPVPQPAPAAEPANEPAPAGDEDEANAKPRRGWWKR, encoded by the coding sequence ATGGCCAAGCGCATGCTGGTGGACGCCACGCACCCGGAAGAAACCCGGGTTGCCGTGGTCAATGGGAACCGGCTGGAAGAACTCGATTTCGAGATCGCCAGCCGCAAGCAGCTGAAGGGCAACATCTACCTGGCGAAGGTGACGCGGGTCGAGCCTTCGCTTCAGGCGGCCTTCGTGGAATATGGCGGGAACCGCCACGGCTTCCTCGCCTTCTCCGAAATCCATCCCGATTATTACCGCATTCCCATCGCCGACCGCGAGGCCCTGCTGGCCGAGGAGCGCCGGCTGGAAGAGCAGGCGGAAGCCCGGGCCGAGGCCGCCGCCGACGGTGCCGTGATGGGCGAGCCGATCCGCCCCGAGCAGATCGTCGAGGAATGGTCGCCGATGCCCTCCCCCATCGCGCCCGAGGCGTCGGATGAGGAGGACGGCGACGACAACGGCGCCGAAGACACCGAGTCCGGTGACGAGCAGGCCGCCCAGACCGAGGGCGCCGCACAGGCCGCCGACAGCCCCGACATGGTCGGCGGCGACGAGGACGAAGAGGCCGAGACCCAGCGCCGCCGTTCGCGCCCGCTGCGTTCCTACAAGATCCAGGAAGTGGTGAAGCGTCGGCAGGTCATGCTGGTGCAGGTGACGAAGGAGGAGCGCGGCAACAAGGGTGCGGCGCTGACCACCTACCTGTCGCTGCCCGGCCGCTACTGCGTCCTGATGCCCAACACCGGCCGCGGCGGCGGGATTTCCCGCAAGATCACCAACCCGGCCGACCGCAAGCGCCTGAAGGAAATCCTGTCGGATCTCGACATTCCCGATGGCATGGCGGTCATCCTGCGCACCGCCGGGCTGGAGCGCTCCAAGCCCGAGATCAAGCGCGACCTGGAATATCTCCTGCGCCTGTGGGACGACATCCGCGAACAGACGCTGAAGTCGTCGGCGCCCTGCCTCATCTATGAAGAGGCGAACCTGATCAAGCGGTCGATCCGCGATCTCTACGCCAACGACATCGACGAGATCTGGGTCGAGGGCGAGGCCGGCTTCCGCACGGCGCGCGAGTTCATGGACATGCTGATGCCGGGCCATTCCCAGCGCGTCCAGCTGTACCGCGACAGCCAGATCCCGCTGTTCCACCGCTATCAGGTGGAAACGCAGATCGACGCCATCCACAGCCCGGTGGTGCAGCTGCGCTCCGGCGGCTACATCGTCATCAACCCGACCGAGGCGCTGGTCTCCATCGACGTCAACTCCGGCAAGTCGACCCGCGAGCGCAACATCGAGGAAACCGCCTACAAGACCAACCTGGAGGCCGCCGACGAGGTGGCGCGCCAGCTGCGTCTGCGCGATCTGGCCGGCCTGATCGTCATCGACTTCATCGACATGGAGGAGCCGCGGAACAACGCCGCCGTCGAGCGCCGCATGAAGGAGGCGATGAAGAACGACCGGGCGCGCATCCAGCTCGGCCGCATCTCCGCCTTCGGCCTGCTGGAGCTGTCGCGCCAGCGTCTGCGTCCGTCGCTGCTGGAGACCAACTTCGAGCGCTGCCCGCACTGCTCGGGCACCGGCGTCGTCCGTTCGGTCGAATCCGCCTCGCTGCACGTCCTGCGCGCCATTGAGGAAGAGGGCATCCGCAAGCGGTCGGCGGAGATCACCATCTACGTGCCGACCTCCATCGCGCTCTACATCCTCAACCAGAAGCGCGGTGAACTGGCCAAGATCGAAGAGCGTCATGCCTTCAGCGTCATGGTCCAGGCCGACGATACCCTGATCGCCCCGGACCACCGTCTGGAGCGCAACAAGGCCCGCCTGCCCGACGAGGAAGGCCCGCTGGTCAGCGCCGACCGCGTGATGGCCGAGACCGACCGCGCGCTCGCCGCCGAGCCGGTCCAGCCGGTGGAGGAGCCGGAAGCCGAGGTCGAAGCCGCCCAGGTCGAGGAGACCGCCGAGCGTGCCGAGACCAACGGCGATGGCAATGGCGAGGACCGCCGCCGCCGCCGCCGCCGTCGTCGCGGCCGTGGCCGTGACCGCGAGGAAGGCCGGGCCGAGGGCGACACCGCCGAGGGCGAGGGCGAGACGGAGGAAGCCGGTCAGGAGACCGAGGAGACCGTTCTGCCGATTGCCGCCGAGGCGATCCCCGGTGCCGCCATCTCCGAACCCGACGCCGACTCGGCTGAAGCCGAAGGCGACGACGAGGATGAGGACGGCGAGGACGAAACCGGCGCCGACGCCGGCGAGCGCAACGGCGAAGGCCGCAAGAAGCGCCGCCGCGGCAAGCGCGGTGGCCGTCGCCGGTCGCGCCGCGAGGGTGCGGAAGGCCTGGAGGGCGGCGAGGAGGCCGGTTCCGAGCAGCCCGCCGTTCCGGTTCAGGCCATTCCGGCCCCGGCCGAGGCGAGCGACCTCGACTGGATCCTGGCTGGCGATACGGCCCCGGCGGTCGAGCAAGCTCCGGTTCCGATGACCGCCACCGAGCCGGCGGTGACCGCTCCGGCTCCGGCCGAAGCCGCCGCTGCGAAGGCTCCGGCCAAGAAGGCGTCGCGCAAGCGCAAGGCCGCTGCCGAGGCTCCGGCCGAGGCTGCCCCGGTGGCTGCCCCCATGGCCGCTCCGGCAGTTGCCGAAGCCCCGGCCAAGGGCCGCAAGCGCAAGGCCGCCGCTGCGGTCGAAGCGCCGGTGGAAGCCGCTGCCGAAGCCGCGCCGGCCAAGAAGGCGTCGCGCAAGCGCAAGGCTGCCGCCGAGGCCCCGGTGGAGTCCGCTCCCGTGGCCGCTCCGGCCGCTGCCGAAGCCCCGGCCAAGGGCCGCAAGCGCAAGGCCGCTGCCGCCGCCGAAGCCCCGGCGGAGGTCGCGACCGACAAGGCTCCGGCCAAGAAGGCGTCGCGCAAGCGCAAGACCGCTGCCGAGGCTCCGACGGAGGCCGCACCGGTCGCCGCCGCTCAGGCTCCGGTGCCCCAGCCCGCTCCGGCCGCCGAGCCCGCCAACGAGCCGGCTCCCGCCGGTGACGAGGACGAGGCAAATGCCAAGCCGCGCCGCGGCTGGTGGAAGCGGTAA
- a CDS encoding N-acetylmuramoyl-L-alanine amidase, translated as MPRPPSPTTAAAPAIASPHRLAMRVLGAVLPVLLALVLIGFGTAAIARAQTTAALPSAPPRTAVVDARLGIHPDKTRFVLELSDTVSFTVSMAADPYRVIIDLPDLIWPGGALPVEGKGVVARYHHAAGGPRGTRLTFETVGPARLRDGYMIPARDGHQPRLVLDLEKISAAEFRQLAAAGKDAKEVTGKSPFTMSSIVSSAMAVPAPVPAPQPSPPAAETNATVTAPPPFAPLPPIPPAQLIPAALPVAPPLPDNKPPTVAEKPLIVLDPGHGGQDPGAIGVGGIYEKDITLATAKEVKRQLEATGRYRVKLTRDSDVFIRLRDRVAIGREAGADLFISLHADSISSGDIRGMSIYTLSDKASDREAEMLAAKENRADALVGLDLSGENKLVANILIDLAQRDAMNHSKRFATLALQNLGRDVPLIPNRPHRQAGFAVLTAPDVPSALIEMGYLSNQRDIKLLTSSGHRERLGKGLARTIDAYFRWLHGTQRS; from the coding sequence ATGCCACGGCCGCCCAGCCCGACCACAGCCGCCGCTCCAGCCATCGCTTCGCCCCATCGGCTGGCGATGCGCGTTCTCGGTGCGGTTCTGCCGGTTCTGCTTGCGCTGGTGCTGATCGGTTTCGGGACGGCTGCCATTGCGAGGGCGCAGACCACCGCGGCCCTGCCGTCGGCGCCGCCGCGCACTGCGGTTGTCGATGCCCGGCTGGGCATCCATCCGGACAAGACCCGCTTCGTGCTGGAGCTGAGCGACACGGTGTCCTTCACCGTGTCGATGGCCGCCGATCCCTACCGCGTCATCATCGATCTGCCCGACCTGATCTGGCCCGGCGGCGCGCTGCCGGTGGAGGGCAAGGGAGTGGTCGCGCGCTACCACCATGCGGCGGGCGGCCCGCGCGGCACGCGCCTGACCTTTGAGACGGTCGGCCCGGCCCGGCTGCGCGACGGCTACATGATCCCGGCGCGCGACGGCCACCAGCCCCGATTGGTGCTCGACCTGGAGAAGATCTCGGCGGCGGAGTTCAGGCAGCTCGCCGCGGCCGGGAAGGACGCCAAAGAGGTTACCGGCAAGAGCCCGTTTACGATGTCGTCCATCGTCTCGTCGGCGATGGCGGTTCCGGCGCCGGTTCCGGCTCCGCAGCCTTCGCCGCCGGCTGCCGAAACCAATGCCACCGTCACCGCCCCGCCGCCCTTCGCGCCGCTGCCGCCGATCCCGCCTGCCCAGCTGATCCCGGCCGCGCTGCCCGTTGCCCCGCCGCTGCCGGACAACAAGCCGCCGACGGTGGCGGAAAAGCCGCTGATCGTGCTCGACCCCGGCCATGGCGGCCAGGACCCCGGCGCCATCGGCGTCGGCGGCATCTATGAGAAGGACATCACGCTCGCCACCGCCAAGGAGGTGAAGCGCCAGCTGGAGGCGACCGGCCGCTACCGAGTGAAGCTGACCCGCGACAGCGACGTGTTCATCCGGCTGCGCGACCGTGTCGCCATCGGGCGCGAGGCCGGCGCCGACCTGTTCATCTCGCTGCATGCCGACAGCATCAGCAGCGGCGACATTCGCGGCATGTCGATCTATACCCTGTCCGACAAGGCGTCCGACCGCGAGGCGGAGATGCTGGCCGCCAAGGAGAACCGGGCCGACGCCCTGGTCGGGCTCGACCTGTCGGGCGAGAACAAGCTGGTCGCCAACATCCTGATCGATCTGGCCCAGCGCGACGCCATGAACCATTCCAAGCGGTTCGCGACGCTGGCGCTGCAGAATCTCGGACGCGACGTGCCGCTGATCCCCAACCGACCGCACCGGCAGGCCGGCTTCGCCGTGCTGACCGCGCCCGACGTGCCGTCGGCGCTGATCGAGATGGGATACCTGTCGAACCAGCGGGACATCAAGCTGCTGACCTCCTCCGGCCACCGCGAGCGTTTGGGCAAGGGGCTGGCCCGGACCATCGACGCCTATTTCCGTTGGCTGCACGGCACGCAACGGAGCTGA
- a CDS encoding penicillin-binding protein 1A, producing the protein MRLLLSLLMAFVMLALAGAGGLVFLFEHYDHDLPDYTKLANYEPPVTTRIYAGDGRLMAEFASERRIFVPIDAMPRQVMNAFMAAEDKNFYGHQGVDPIGILRAILTNVENFGRDRRPVGASTITQQVAKNMLLTNEVSFARKIKEAILAIRIERTFSKDRILELYLNEIFLGNRSYGVAAAALNYFNKALDELSIEEVAFLAALPKAPSNYNPDRQHDAAVARRNWVIGRMAEDGYITPEEAKAAQARPLVTRKRDEQEVVTAEYFSEEVRRELVKLYGEQALYEGGLSVRASMDPTLQATATKALRDGLIAYDRRHGWRGPVAKMENFDNWPKKLAALPPPAGSEGWKMAVVLKDDQPDGLDIGLADGSRGRIPLSELRWARASKDGDVAGPAIRKPSDVAKLGDVLLVEPLTGPSKDEDEKPAKKGDKSAPKELPPNSYALRQIPQVQGGLVALDPHTGRVLAMVGGFSPAMSVFNRATQALRQPGSSFKPFVYLTALNQGFTPSSLVMDAPFSFDPGGGQPVWRPENYSHEFYGPTPLRVGIEKSRNVMTVRLAQQIGMDKVKALVEKFGIVDNLQPYLPMSLGAGETTVLRLATAYAMLDNGGKRVVPTFIDRVQDRNGKTVFRHDNRPCEGCNNVAWKDGMAVPAVPDTREQVNDPRTTYQIVSILEGVVQRGTAAALKSLGKPLAGKTGTTNDSHDAWFMGFSPDLVVGTYIGFDQPRSLGGHETGGSAAVPVFKEVMQVALKDKPATPFRVPPGLRLVRVNPANGQLAQPGDNRAIWEAFLPGTEPNPDQPQVVLDGSSQASGAMMGDPNATGGFGSQQPGVPAPPAAATLGTGGLY; encoded by the coding sequence ATGCGCCTTCTTTTGTCCTTGCTGATGGCCTTCGTGATGCTGGCTCTTGCCGGCGCCGGGGGGCTGGTCTTCCTGTTCGAGCATTACGACCACGACCTGCCCGACTACACCAAGCTGGCCAATTACGAGCCGCCGGTGACCACGCGCATCTATGCCGGCGACGGGCGCCTGATGGCGGAATTCGCGTCGGAACGGCGCATCTTCGTGCCGATCGACGCCATGCCGCGTCAGGTGATGAACGCCTTCATGGCGGCCGAGGACAAGAATTTCTATGGCCACCAGGGCGTCGATCCGATCGGCATCCTGCGTGCGATTCTGACCAACGTCGAGAATTTCGGCCGCGACCGCCGCCCGGTCGGCGCCAGCACGATCACGCAGCAGGTCGCCAAGAACATGCTGCTGACCAACGAGGTCTCCTTCGCCCGCAAGATCAAGGAGGCGATCCTGGCGATCCGCATCGAGCGGACCTTCAGCAAGGACCGCATCCTGGAGCTGTACCTGAACGAGATCTTCCTGGGGAACCGCTCCTACGGCGTGGCGGCGGCGGCGCTGAACTATTTCAACAAGGCGCTGGACGAGCTGAGCATCGAGGAGGTCGCCTTCCTGGCGGCCTTGCCCAAGGCGCCCTCCAACTACAATCCGGACCGCCAGCACGACGCCGCCGTCGCCCGCCGCAACTGGGTGATCGGCCGCATGGCGGAAGACGGCTACATCACGCCGGAGGAGGCGAAGGCCGCGCAGGCCCGGCCGCTGGTCACCCGCAAGCGCGACGAGCAGGAGGTGGTGACCGCCGAGTATTTCTCCGAGGAGGTCCGGCGCGAGCTGGTGAAGCTCTACGGCGAGCAGGCGCTGTATGAGGGCGGGCTGTCGGTCCGCGCCTCGATGGACCCGACGCTGCAGGCGACCGCGACCAAGGCGCTGCGCGACGGGCTGATCGCCTACGACCGCCGCCATGGCTGGCGTGGCCCGGTGGCCAAGATGGAGAATTTCGACAACTGGCCGAAGAAGCTGGCCGCCCTGCCGCCGCCCGCCGGGTCGGAAGGCTGGAAGATGGCGGTGGTGCTGAAGGACGACCAGCCGGACGGGCTGGACATCGGACTTGCCGACGGCAGCCGCGGCCGCATACCGCTGTCGGAACTGCGCTGGGCCCGTGCTTCCAAGGATGGCGACGTCGCCGGTCCGGCGATCCGCAAGCCGTCCGACGTCGCCAAGCTGGGCGATGTCCTGCTGGTCGAGCCGCTGACCGGCCCGTCTAAGGACGAGGATGAGAAGCCGGCCAAGAAGGGCGACAAGTCCGCGCCCAAGGAACTGCCGCCGAACAGCTACGCCCTGCGCCAGATACCGCAGGTGCAGGGCGGCCTCGTCGCGCTCGATCCGCACACCGGCCGCGTGCTGGCGATGGTCGGCGGCTTCTCCCCCGCCATGAGCGTGTTCAACCGCGCCACCCAGGCGCTGCGCCAGCCCGGTTCGTCCTTCAAGCCCTTCGTCTATCTGACGGCGCTGAACCAGGGCTTCACCCCGTCGTCGCTGGTGATGGACGCGCCCTTCTCCTTCGATCCGGGCGGCGGACAGCCGGTCTGGCGGCCGGAGAACTACAGCCATGAATTCTACGGCCCGACCCCGCTGCGCGTCGGCATCGAGAAGTCGCGCAACGTCATGACCGTCCGCCTCGCCCAGCAGATCGGCATGGACAAGGTCAAGGCGCTGGTCGAGAAGTTCGGCATCGTCGACAACCTGCAGCCCTACCTGCCGATGTCGCTGGGTGCCGGCGAGACGACGGTGCTGCGGCTCGCCACCGCCTACGCCATGCTGGACAATGGCGGCAAGCGGGTGGTGCCGACCTTCATCGACCGTGTGCAGGACCGCAACGGCAAGACCGTCTTCCGCCACGACAACCGCCCGTGCGAGGGCTGCAACAACGTCGCCTGGAAGGACGGGATGGCGGTGCCGGCGGTGCCCGACACCCGGGAGCAGGTGAACGACCCGCGGACCACCTACCAGATCGTCTCGATCCTGGAAGGCGTGGTTCAGCGCGGCACCGCGGCGGCGCTGAAGTCGCTGGGCAAGCCGCTGGCCGGCAAGACCGGGACCACCAACGACAGCCACGACGCCTGGTTCATGGGTTTCTCGCCCGATCTGGTGGTCGGCACCTACATCGGCTTCGACCAGCCGCGCTCGCTGGGCGGCCACGAGACCGGCGGGTCCGCCGCGGTGCCGGTGTTCAAGGAGGTCATGCAGGTGGCGTTGAAGGACAAGCCGGCGACGCCGTTCCGCGTGCCGCCCGGCCTGCGCCTCGTCCGCGTCAACCCGGCCAACGGCCAACTGGCCCAGCCGGGGGACAACCGCGCCATCTGGGAAGCCTTCCTGCCGGGCACCGAGCCCAACCCCGACCAGCCGCAGGTGGTGCTGGACGGCTCCTCGCAGGCTTCCGGCGCCATGATGGGCGATCCGAACGCCACAGGCGGCTTCGGCTCGCAACAGCCGGGCGTGCCGGCTCCGCCGGCCGCGGCGACGCTGGGAACCGGCGGGCTCTATTGA